The Burkholderia mayonis genome window below encodes:
- a CDS encoding putative bifunctional diguanylate cyclase/phosphodiesterase, protein MSRNHHGAAERHRANEQIATVNRRVLVIDGDDATHQDFRKILVGKATVRATTQPPFSGEAPAAREAFQVDSAYQGQEALERVVRALAKNKPYAMAFIDMHMRPGRDSLRTIERLWQVDPQLQFALCSSQSDYPRGTLTRRLGADHRVLILKKPLDNIEIRQAACVLTTKWQTTQEAAFKTSGLEEAVEERAKALAEADIFVRNSPVILYRLRGEPSFPLVYISHDITRFGHDRAALLASPAWAHELVDPDDQAKIDAALARIMEKDVDGVSIEIRLRTGDGACRCVENRYVPVRDESGRLIEVEGIIIDITERKAAEEKIAQLARTDALTGLANRASFVARLWQAFAAAQHGGTAFAIFLVDLDRFQQVNDRLGYPIGDLLLREAAERLGNCMRASDLVARLGGDTFAVLQGEMDEPANAGVLAAKLQTALASPYRLDGNDVRITASIGVRPYVQGDEGAEAMLAQAELALLRARHMGGGRHRFHSDGLDRAVLERVALAEDLRGALDRGELELQYQPEIELSSGNILGMEGLVRWHHPARGLVSPGVFIPIAERNGTMAALGHWVLDQACRQMSAWRDEGVAPLMIAINLSLFELKSARAFVRDVAETAAKWRLAPSDLEFDVTETTLARLAWAQSDVLARLHELGAKIAIDDFGSEFASFDYVNAYRVNHLKIAQSLVRRSTIDPESAATIRAIVTLARDIGIGVIAQGVETEQQRALLAATNRATNAQGFRFSEAVGAARASELLRQGHIAPCAGACSEE, encoded by the coding sequence TTGTCCAGGAACCACCACGGGGCCGCTGAAAGGCATCGCGCGAACGAACAGATCGCGACGGTCAATCGCCGCGTGCTGGTGATCGACGGCGATGATGCGACTCACCAGGATTTCCGCAAGATTCTCGTGGGCAAAGCAACCGTGCGGGCCACCACCCAGCCGCCCTTTTCCGGCGAGGCTCCAGCCGCTCGCGAAGCGTTTCAGGTCGATTCCGCGTATCAGGGCCAGGAAGCGCTCGAACGGGTCGTGCGCGCGCTGGCGAAAAACAAACCCTATGCGATGGCCTTTATCGACATGCATATGCGGCCCGGCCGGGACAGCCTTCGGACCATCGAACGACTCTGGCAAGTGGACCCGCAGTTGCAATTCGCGCTGTGCAGCTCGCAGTCCGATTACCCGCGAGGGACGTTGACGAGGCGCCTCGGCGCAGACCACCGCGTGCTCATCCTCAAGAAGCCGTTGGACAACATCGAGATCCGCCAGGCGGCGTGCGTGCTGACCACGAAGTGGCAGACGACCCAGGAAGCGGCCTTCAAGACGAGCGGCCTGGAAGAGGCTGTCGAGGAAAGAGCCAAAGCGCTTGCCGAAGCCGACATCTTCGTCCGGAACAGTCCGGTCATCCTTTACCGTCTGCGTGGCGAGCCTTCGTTTCCGCTCGTCTACATATCGCATGACATCACCCGATTCGGCCACGACCGCGCTGCGTTGCTGGCCTCGCCGGCGTGGGCCCACGAGCTCGTCGATCCGGACGATCAGGCCAAGATCGACGCGGCGCTCGCGCGCATCATGGAAAAGGACGTCGATGGCGTTTCGATCGAGATCCGCCTGCGCACCGGCGACGGCGCTTGCCGTTGTGTCGAGAATCGCTACGTGCCGGTCCGCGACGAGAGTGGACGGCTGATCGAGGTCGAAGGGATCATCATCGACATCACCGAGCGCAAGGCAGCGGAGGAAAAGATCGCGCAGCTCGCTCGCACCGACGCGCTCACGGGTTTGGCGAATCGGGCCAGCTTCGTCGCGCGGCTGTGGCAGGCTTTTGCCGCAGCCCAGCATGGCGGCACGGCGTTTGCGATCTTCCTCGTCGATCTCGACCGCTTCCAGCAGGTCAACGACAGACTGGGCTACCCGATCGGCGACCTGCTGCTCCGAGAGGCGGCAGAGCGTCTCGGGAACTGCATGCGCGCGAGCGACCTGGTTGCCCGGCTGGGCGGCGACACGTTTGCCGTGCTGCAAGGCGAGATGGACGAGCCGGCGAACGCCGGGGTGCTGGCGGCGAAACTTCAGACGGCGCTGGCATCTCCCTACCGGCTCGACGGCAACGATGTGCGTATCACGGCGAGCATTGGCGTTCGTCCATACGTCCAGGGCGACGAGGGGGCGGAGGCCATGCTGGCGCAGGCCGAATTAGCGCTCCTCCGCGCGCGGCACATGGGCGGCGGCCGGCATCGCTTTCATTCCGACGGGCTCGATCGGGCGGTGCTCGAACGTGTCGCACTCGCCGAAGACTTGAGGGGAGCGCTTGATCGCGGCGAGTTGGAGCTTCAGTACCAGCCCGAGATCGAGTTGTCCTCCGGAAATATTTTGGGAATGGAAGGCTTGGTTCGCTGGCATCATCCGGCGCGGGGCCTCGTTTCCCCCGGTGTTTTCATTCCGATCGCCGAGCGGAACGGCACCATGGCGGCGCTCGGACACTGGGTGCTGGACCAGGCGTGCCGCCAAATGAGCGCATGGCGCGACGAGGGGGTGGCCCCGCTGATGATCGCGATCAATCTGTCCCTGTTCGAGCTCAAGAGCGCTCGGGCGTTCGTGCGCGATGTCGCTGAAACCGCCGCGAAGTGGCGTCTCGCACCCTCCGATCTGGAGTTCGACGTGACCGAGACGACGCTCGCCAGGCTCGCGTGGGCGCAGTCCGACGTGCTCGCGCGGCTACATGAACTCGGCGCGAAGATCGCCATCGACGATTTTGGCAGCGAGTTCGCGTCATTCGACTACGTCAACGCATATCGCGTGAACCATCTCAAGATCGCGCAATCCCTGGTCCGGCGGTCCACCATCGATCCCGAAAGTGCGGCGACGATCCGCGCCATCGTCACCTTGGCGCGCGATATCGGGATCGGGGTCATCGCCCAGGGTGTGGAAACCGAGCAGCAGCGCGCATTGCTGGCTGCAACGAATCGGGCGACGAACGCGCAAGGCTTCCGTTTCAGCGAGGCGGTGGGGGCCGCTCGAGCCAGCGAGCTGCTGCGCCAAGGGCACATCGCGCCATGCGCGGGGGCCTGTTCGGAGGAGTAG
- the fhuF gene encoding siderophore-iron reductase FhuF translates to MTACVRATRFSTLAPASIAHYLEHVWLGAPDAHDEPAFAVDGGEPPDVIPAAALASRRDALVGAMVALYGGDAGAHTRALLSQWSKYYFNLAASAGFAAALLLGRPLDMTPSRMRVALRAGMPIALIFEPDALRPAQSEPAPRYAALVDHLRATIDSLAALAKLSPRVLWANAGNLLDYLFEQCAHMPRAAADAAWLFGPVDAHGDANPLRLPVRRVKPCSARLPDPFRARRVCCLRNEIPGEDQLCGSCPLLLTMCDDELAKQDAAH, encoded by the coding sequence GTGACGGCGTGCGTTCGCGCGACGCGCTTTTCGACGCTCGCGCCGGCATCGATCGCGCATTACCTCGAGCACGTGTGGCTCGGCGCGCCCGATGCGCACGACGAGCCTGCGTTCGCCGTCGATGGCGGCGAGCCGCCGGACGTGATCCCGGCCGCGGCGCTCGCGAGCCGGCGCGATGCGCTCGTCGGCGCGATGGTCGCGCTGTACGGCGGCGATGCCGGAGCGCACACGCGCGCGCTGCTGTCGCAATGGAGCAAGTATTACTTCAACCTGGCCGCGTCGGCGGGCTTCGCCGCCGCGCTGCTGCTCGGCCGGCCGCTCGACATGACGCCGTCGCGGATGCGCGTCGCGCTGCGCGCCGGGATGCCGATCGCGCTGATCTTCGAGCCCGATGCGCTGCGGCCCGCGCAATCCGAGCCCGCACCGCGTTACGCGGCGCTCGTCGATCATCTGCGCGCGACGATCGATTCGCTCGCCGCGCTCGCGAAGCTGTCGCCGCGCGTGCTGTGGGCCAACGCGGGCAATCTGCTCGACTATCTGTTCGAGCAATGCGCGCACATGCCGCGCGCGGCGGCCGACGCCGCATGGCTGTTCGGTCCCGTCGACGCGCACGGCGACGCGAATCCGCTGCGGCTGCCGGTGCGCCGCGTGAAGCCGTGCTCGGCACGGCTGCCTGATCCGTTCCGCGCGCGCCGCGTGTGCTGCCTGCGCAATGAAATTCCTGGGGAAGACCAACTGTGTGGAAGCTGTCCGCTGTTGTTGACGATGTGCGACGACGAGCTCGCGAAGCAGGACGCCGCGCATTGA
- the fhuB gene encoding Fe(3+)-hydroxamate ABC transporter permease FhuB — protein sequence MTTLAVRKRLRRGALVSGVSRAVATSRVGTIAGALVALIVVVAAMRLAPELRTWLAAPAGSDAAQLAHIMLFDLAAPRVAAALVAGGCLAVAGALFQALTRNPLAAPDLLGITGGAQLGLIAAMLVPAFAGHASVPLLFVCGLVAAGCVSAAAGGWRATPLRLILAGSVCMLLFSAITTLLLAFFEETVVGASLWASGSLYQPGAAGLRDALLWLVAPVVALPLVIRPLDPLALGDDAAAAAGVRVDAARLAATLAAVGFASVAVSIAGPLSYVGLIAPNLMRQVRGAKASKLGALVPLAALAGGALVLVTDSAVLALGLDATLSTGVAIAFVGTPLMLAMIRRGAAWSGAAQQATHAQASTRVGARVVRALAVLPWPAVASLLFLMGGAVLVIGASFGPAWLGPGRWLAALAQRDDLARMVLDLRVPRLLCALLAGALLGAAGVLMQSIVRNPLAGPEVLGVTQGAGFATLATLVAWPLAAHGTLVAASLAGGGATLALTLLLNRRHRYAPLAVALTGIVIGTLWTTLAQWLITQESVQPARFVVWLVGGTYGRSWGELVALLPWCALALPTLALLAKPLDLLALGDDQAAALGLPIAALRPLVLTIATLAACAAVAAVGPVGFIGLMAPHLAAMLGARTHATRLWVAAACGALVLAAADVAARTLLAPREIPAGVLTALIGAPYLLALLIAEARRERRGGR from the coding sequence ATGACGACGCTCGCCGTCCGCAAGCGCCTGCGTCGCGGCGCACTCGTATCGGGAGTGTCGCGCGCGGTTGCGACGAGCCGTGTCGGCACGATCGCCGGTGCGCTCGTCGCGCTGATCGTCGTCGTCGCCGCGATGCGGCTCGCGCCCGAATTGCGCACGTGGCTCGCCGCGCCGGCGGGCAGCGACGCCGCCCAGCTCGCGCACATCATGCTGTTCGATCTCGCCGCGCCGCGCGTCGCCGCGGCGCTCGTCGCGGGCGGCTGCCTTGCGGTCGCGGGCGCGCTGTTTCAGGCGCTCACGCGCAATCCGCTCGCCGCGCCCGATCTGCTCGGCATCACGGGCGGCGCGCAACTCGGCCTGATCGCCGCGATGCTCGTGCCGGCGTTCGCCGGCCATGCGTCGGTGCCGCTCCTGTTCGTCTGCGGGCTCGTCGCCGCCGGCTGCGTGTCGGCTGCAGCGGGCGGCTGGCGCGCGACGCCGTTGCGGCTGATTCTCGCGGGCAGCGTCTGCATGCTGCTGTTCTCGGCGATCACGACGCTCTTGCTCGCGTTCTTCGAAGAGACGGTCGTCGGCGCGTCGTTGTGGGCGAGCGGCAGCCTCTATCAACCGGGCGCGGCCGGGCTGCGCGACGCGCTCCTTTGGCTCGTCGCGCCGGTCGTCGCGCTGCCGCTCGTGATCCGGCCGCTCGATCCGCTCGCGCTCGGCGACGATGCGGCGGCGGCGGCCGGCGTGCGCGTCGACGCGGCGCGGCTTGCCGCGACGCTCGCCGCGGTGGGCTTCGCGAGCGTCGCGGTCAGCATCGCGGGGCCGCTGTCGTACGTCGGACTGATCGCGCCGAACCTGATGCGGCAGGTGCGCGGCGCGAAAGCGTCGAAGCTCGGCGCGCTCGTGCCGCTCGCCGCGCTGGCGGGCGGCGCGCTCGTGCTCGTCACCGACAGCGCGGTGCTCGCGCTCGGACTCGATGCGACGCTGTCGACGGGCGTCGCGATCGCGTTCGTCGGCACGCCGCTGATGCTCGCGATGATCCGTCGGGGCGCCGCGTGGTCCGGCGCGGCGCAGCAGGCGACGCATGCGCAGGCGAGCACGCGCGTCGGCGCTCGCGTCGTCCGGGCGCTCGCCGTGCTGCCGTGGCCGGCAGTCGCGTCGCTGCTGTTCTTGATGGGGGGCGCGGTGCTCGTGATCGGCGCATCGTTCGGCCCGGCGTGGCTCGGCCCCGGACGCTGGCTCGCCGCGCTCGCGCAGCGCGACGACCTCGCGCGGATGGTGCTCGACCTGCGCGTGCCGCGGCTGCTGTGCGCGCTGCTGGCGGGCGCGCTGCTCGGCGCCGCCGGCGTGCTGATGCAGAGCATCGTACGCAATCCGCTCGCCGGGCCTGAAGTGCTCGGCGTCACGCAAGGCGCGGGATTCGCGACGCTTGCGACGCTCGTCGCATGGCCGCTCGCCGCGCACGGGACGCTCGTCGCCGCATCGCTCGCGGGCGGCGGCGCGACGCTCGCGCTGACGCTCCTGCTCAATCGCCGGCATCGCTACGCGCCGCTCGCCGTCGCGCTGACGGGCATCGTGATCGGCACGCTGTGGACGACGCTCGCGCAATGGCTGATCACGCAGGAGAGCGTGCAGCCCGCGCGCTTCGTCGTCTGGCTCGTCGGCGGCACGTATGGGCGCAGTTGGGGCGAGCTCGTCGCGCTGCTGCCGTGGTGCGCGCTCGCGCTGCCGACGCTCGCGCTGCTCGCGAAGCCGCTCGATCTGCTCGCGCTCGGCGACGATCAGGCGGCCGCGCTCGGCCTGCCGATCGCGGCGCTGCGCCCGCTCGTGCTGACGATCGCGACGCTCGCCGCGTGCGCGGCGGTCGCGGCGGTCGGTCCGGTCGGCTTCATCGGGCTGATGGCGCCGCATCTCGCGGCGATGCTCGGCGCGCGCACGCATGCGACGCGCCTCTGGGTCGCCGCCGCGTGCGGCGCGCTCGTGCTCGCCGCCGCCGACGTCGCCGCGCGTACGCTGCTCGCGCCGCGCGAGATTCCGGCGGGCGTGCTGACCGCGCTGATCGGCGCGCCGTACCTGCTCGCGCTCTTGATTGCCGAAGCGCGACGCGAGCGGCGGGGCGGGCGGTGA
- a CDS encoding cyclic peptide export ABC transporter produces the protein MTAATGRLDAPPPTDSGPAAKYARRLILALLKRSRGAFAIALAACVLNGASSVLLVATLSRALSQPGAADATLAWRFGLCAVIALVTRIVTGVLFARLSQDTMAQLREHVARRVAAAELQDVERIGAAPVQSVLTDDATNVSMLFFALPNLVMHGSIVFGCLGYLAWLSWPVCLLAVAAILVGSLGYHAGDKRAIAWLEDAGRSQDKLFGYLGALFSGAKELKLHQARSRQFVDGQLGAAIAEVRDHRRRAFSAYAIGVGWIVFLFYVFLGVAAFWPALGVRGNGPAASGYVVVFLFMLLPLDGLLNNVPTLNAARVSLERIEKLMAQFGALRTAPPPDERASHVPFDTLALRGVTHSYFHERDERMFRVGPIDLTLKPGELVFIVGGNGSGKTTLAKVLTGLYEPESGAIELDGKPIGLAERAAYRERFSAVFNDFHLFDALLGIVDPSDAARAQADARANALVAKLSLDHKVQVVDGAFSTRALSTGQRKRLALVVAYLEDRPLYLFDEWAADQDPAFKAVFYEQLLPELRARGKTAIVISHDDRYFPIADRVLKLDNGKIVSETYGAERAVLANGTAG, from the coding sequence ATGACCGCTGCCACCGGGCGCCTCGACGCCCCGCCCCCGACCGATTCCGGACCCGCCGCGAAGTACGCGCGGCGCCTGATCCTCGCGCTCCTGAAGCGCTCACGCGGCGCGTTCGCGATCGCGCTCGCCGCATGCGTGCTGAACGGGGCGTCGAGCGTGCTGCTCGTCGCGACGTTGAGCCGGGCGCTGTCGCAGCCTGGGGCGGCCGACGCCACGCTCGCGTGGCGCTTCGGGCTGTGCGCGGTGATCGCGCTCGTGACCCGGATCGTCACCGGCGTGCTGTTCGCCCGCCTGTCGCAGGACACGATGGCGCAACTGCGCGAGCACGTCGCGCGGCGCGTCGCGGCGGCCGAGCTGCAGGACGTCGAACGGATCGGCGCGGCGCCCGTCCAGTCGGTGCTGACCGACGACGCGACCAACGTGTCGATGCTGTTCTTCGCGCTGCCGAACCTCGTGATGCACGGCTCGATCGTGTTCGGCTGCCTGGGCTATCTCGCGTGGCTGTCATGGCCCGTGTGCCTGCTCGCGGTCGCGGCGATCCTCGTCGGCTCGCTCGGCTACCACGCGGGCGACAAGCGCGCGATCGCCTGGCTCGAGGACGCCGGTCGCTCGCAGGACAAGCTGTTCGGCTACCTCGGCGCGCTTTTTTCGGGCGCGAAGGAGCTGAAGCTGCATCAGGCGCGCTCGCGCCAGTTCGTCGACGGCCAGTTGGGCGCCGCGATCGCCGAAGTGCGCGACCATCGCCGCCGCGCGTTCAGCGCGTACGCGATCGGCGTCGGCTGGATCGTGTTCCTGTTCTACGTGTTCCTCGGCGTCGCGGCGTTCTGGCCCGCGCTCGGCGTGCGCGGCAACGGCCCCGCCGCATCCGGCTACGTGGTCGTGTTCCTGTTCATGCTGCTGCCGCTCGACGGCCTCCTGAACAACGTGCCGACGCTGAACGCGGCGCGCGTGTCGCTCGAGCGGATCGAGAAGCTGATGGCGCAGTTCGGCGCGCTGCGCACGGCGCCGCCGCCCGACGAGCGCGCATCGCACGTGCCGTTCGACACGCTCGCGCTGCGCGGCGTCACGCATTCGTACTTCCACGAGCGCGACGAGCGGATGTTCCGCGTCGGCCCGATCGACCTGACGCTGAAGCCGGGCGAGCTCGTGTTCATCGTCGGCGGCAACGGCAGCGGCAAGACGACGCTCGCGAAGGTGCTGACGGGCCTCTACGAGCCCGAGAGCGGCGCGATCGAGCTCGACGGCAAGCCGATCGGCCTCGCCGAGCGCGCCGCGTACCGCGAGCGCTTTTCGGCGGTGTTCAACGACTTCCATCTGTTCGACGCGCTGCTCGGCATCGTCGATCCGAGCGACGCGGCGCGCGCGCAGGCCGACGCGCGCGCGAACGCGCTCGTCGCGAAGCTCTCGCTCGATCACAAGGTGCAGGTCGTCGACGGCGCGTTCTCGACGCGCGCGCTGTCGACGGGGCAGCGCAAGCGGCTTGCGCTCGTCGTCGCGTATCTCGAGGATCGGCCGCTGTATCTGTTCGACGAGTGGGCGGCGGATCAGGACCCGGCGTTCAAGGCGGTGTTCTACGAGCAACTGCTGCCGGAGCTGCGCGCGCGCGGCAAGACGGCGATCGTGATCAGCCACGACGACCGGTACTTCCCGATCGCGGATCGGGTGCTCAAGCTCGATAACGGGAAGATCGTCAGCGAGACCTACGGGGCCGAGCGGGCAGTGTTGGCGAATGGGACGGCGGGCTGA
- a CDS encoding ABC transporter ATP-binding protein has translation MKNETVAALAARALSVGYRDHRVLDGLDLTIAAGRVTALCGPNGCGKSTLLRTLAGLQPALSGAVEIDGVPLGSYRRRALARTLTMLAQFNQIPSGLTVRELVAYGRYAHGGWLRGLSRADRDAIDEALATTGLADDAARDVAALSGGERQRAWIAMALAQQAPIVLLDEPTTYLDIHHQLDILRELRRLNRERGLTIVWVLHDLNQAAAYSDEIVLMRAGRIVAQGTPDAMLEPHPLLATFGVAMLKTAHPLTGAPMCVPAYEGVLDAESTAGGAEGDVSGEADESAVRRAGAGAQRNLAA, from the coding sequence ATGAAGAACGAAACGGTGGCGGCGCTCGCGGCGCGCGCGTTGAGCGTCGGCTACCGGGATCATCGGGTGCTCGACGGCCTCGATCTGACGATCGCGGCGGGGCGGGTGACCGCGCTGTGCGGTCCGAACGGCTGCGGCAAGAGCACGCTGTTGCGCACGCTCGCCGGGCTGCAGCCCGCGCTGTCGGGCGCCGTCGAAATCGACGGCGTGCCGCTCGGTTCGTACCGGCGGCGCGCGCTCGCGCGCACGCTGACGATGCTCGCGCAGTTCAACCAGATTCCCTCGGGGCTCACGGTGCGCGAGCTCGTCGCATACGGCCGCTACGCGCACGGCGGCTGGCTGCGCGGGCTGTCGCGCGCCGATCGCGACGCGATCGACGAAGCGCTTGCGACGACGGGCCTCGCCGACGACGCGGCGCGCGACGTCGCGGCGCTGTCGGGCGGCGAGCGGCAGCGCGCGTGGATCGCGATGGCGCTCGCGCAGCAGGCGCCCATCGTGCTGCTCGACGAGCCGACCACGTATCTCGACATCCATCACCAGCTCGACATCCTGCGCGAACTGCGGCGGCTCAACCGCGAGCGCGGCCTGACGATCGTCTGGGTGCTGCACGACCTCAACCAGGCGGCCGCGTACAGCGACGAAATCGTACTGATGCGCGCGGGCCGGATCGTCGCGCAGGGCACACCCGACGCAATGCTCGAACCGCACCCTCTGCTGGCGACGTTCGGCGTCGCGATGCTGAAGACCGCGCATCCGCTCACCGGCGCGCCGATGTGCGTGCCCGCGTATGAGGGCGTGCTCGATGCCGAATCGACGGCGGGCGGCGCCGAAGGCGACGTGAGCGGCGAAGCCGACGAGTCCGCCGTGCGTCGCGCGGGCGCTGGCGCGCAGCGGAATCTCGCCGCATGA
- a CDS encoding TauD/TfdA family dioxygenase — protein MTQLSMPAVAARPTLDDLRVEPGLPTVVSPREGADIALDAATPLLREIADDVVERAGGVLFTGFHVASIETFQRFAADFGDPLIGYEFASTPRSQVEGAVYTSTEYPPHRSIPLHNEQSYTREWPLRIWFHCALAARTGGATPIADSRAIHRALDPALVARFAERELLYVRNFGQGLDLPWRQAFGTDDPREVERICATRGIDCEWRESDDEPLLRTRERCQAVARHPRTGEPVWFNQAHLFHLSALDEDMQEALVDAVGIENVPRNVYYGDGAPLEADALAEIRGVLDRQRIVFPWRTGDVLMLDNMLTAHARDPFEGARKVVVAMAQSHREKEEGRAVSG, from the coding sequence ATGACTCAGCTCTCGATGCCGGCCGTTGCGGCCCGCCCGACGCTCGACGACCTGCGCGTCGAGCCTGGTTTGCCGACCGTCGTGTCGCCGCGCGAGGGCGCGGACATCGCGCTCGACGCGGCCACGCCGCTGTTGCGCGAGATCGCCGACGACGTCGTCGAGCGCGCGGGCGGCGTGCTTTTCACCGGCTTTCACGTCGCGTCGATCGAGACGTTCCAGCGCTTCGCGGCTGATTTCGGCGATCCGCTGATCGGCTACGAGTTCGCATCGACGCCGCGCAGCCAGGTCGAGGGCGCGGTCTACACGTCGACCGAATACCCGCCGCATCGCTCGATCCCGCTGCACAACGAGCAGTCGTACACGCGCGAGTGGCCGCTGCGGATCTGGTTCCACTGCGCGCTCGCCGCGCGCACGGGCGGCGCGACGCCGATCGCCGACAGCCGCGCGATCCATCGCGCGCTCGATCCGGCGCTCGTCGCGCGCTTCGCCGAGCGCGAGCTGCTGTATGTGCGCAACTTCGGGCAGGGACTCGATTTGCCGTGGCGGCAGGCGTTCGGCACCGACGATCCGCGCGAAGTCGAGCGGATCTGCGCGACGCGCGGGATCGACTGCGAATGGCGCGAAAGCGACGACGAACCGCTGCTGCGCACGCGCGAACGCTGCCAGGCGGTCGCACGCCATCCGCGCACGGGCGAACCCGTGTGGTTCAACCAGGCGCATCTCTTTCACCTGTCGGCGCTCGACGAGGACATGCAGGAAGCGCTCGTCGACGCGGTCGGCATCGAGAACGTGCCGCGCAACGTCTATTACGGCGACGGCGCGCCGCTCGAAGCCGACGCGCTCGCGGAGATCCGCGGCGTGCTCGACCGGCAGCGAATCGTGTTCCCGTGGCGAACGGGCGACGTGCTGATGCTCGACAACATGCTGACCGCGCACGCGCGCGATCCGTTCGAAGGGGCGCGCAAGGTGGTGGTCGCGATGGCGCAGAGCCACCGTGAAAAAGAAGAAGGAAGGGCAGTTAGCGGATGA
- a CDS encoding ABC transporter substrate-binding protein — protein sequence MLPTRTAHFARWLRLSVGACATRPAHARGLAWRARSSAAIAAFVAGIACTAQPARASEPPAACRALADDPTVSQFSRTLPARPVRIVVLEFMFAEDLAALGITPAGMTDPAYYPVWIGYDDARLAGVPDVGTRQEPSLEAIAAAKPDLILGVGLRHAPIFDALSRIAPTVLFKYSPNYVQDGRQVTQFDWARAILRTIGCLTGREQQARAVDARVDAGLARDARRIAAAGRSGERVAWLQELGLPDRYWAFTGNSASAGIARALGLEPWPGEPTREGTAYVTSEDLLKQPDVAVLFVSATEPGVPLDAKLDSKIWRFVPARRAGRVALVERNIWGFGGPMSALRLADEMTERLLALPEPGLRR from the coding sequence ATGCTGCCGACGCGAACGGCGCACTTTGCGCGATGGCTGCGGCTGTCGGTCGGCGCATGCGCGACGCGGCCGGCGCACGCGCGGGGCCTCGCGTGGCGCGCACGGTCGTCGGCCGCCATAGCCGCGTTCGTCGCCGGCATCGCGTGCACGGCGCAACCGGCGCGCGCAAGCGAGCCGCCCGCCGCCTGCCGTGCGCTCGCCGACGATCCGACCGTGTCCCAATTCAGCCGCACGCTGCCCGCGCGACCGGTGCGGATCGTCGTGCTCGAATTCATGTTCGCCGAAGATCTCGCCGCGCTCGGCATCACGCCGGCCGGCATGACCGATCCCGCGTACTACCCGGTCTGGATCGGCTATGACGACGCGCGGCTCGCGGGCGTGCCGGACGTCGGCACGCGGCAGGAGCCGAGCCTCGAGGCGATCGCGGCCGCGAAACCGGATCTGATTCTGGGTGTCGGGCTGCGACATGCGCCGATCTTCGATGCGCTGTCGCGGATCGCGCCGACGGTGCTGTTCAAGTACAGCCCGAACTACGTGCAGGACGGGCGGCAGGTCACGCAGTTCGACTGGGCGCGGGCGATCCTGCGCACGATCGGCTGTCTGACGGGGCGCGAGCAACAGGCGCGTGCGGTTGACGCGCGGGTCGACGCGGGACTCGCGCGCGACGCGCGGCGGATCGCGGCGGCGGGGCGCTCGGGCGAGCGCGTCGCGTGGCTGCAGGAGCTGGGGTTGCCGGATCGCTACTGGGCGTTTACGGGCAACAGCGCGTCGGCGGGCATCGCGCGCGCGCTCGGCCTCGAACCGTGGCCGGGCGAGCCGACGCGCGAAGGCACGGCGTATGTGACGTCGGAGGATCTGCTGAAGCAGCCTGACGTGGCGGTGCTGTTCGTCAGCGCGACGGAGCCGGGCGTGCCGCTCGACGCGAAGCTCGATTCGAAGATCTGGCGGTTCGTGCCGGCGCGGCGAGCCGGGCGGGTCGCGCTCGTCGAGCGGAATATCTGGGGATTCGGCGGGCCGATGTCCGCGCTGAGGCTGGCTGACGAGATGACCGAGCGGTTGCTGGCGCTGCCGGAGCCGGGCTTGCGCCGATAG